In one Buchnera aphidicola (Pemphigus immunis) genomic region, the following are encoded:
- a CDS encoding FliI/YscN family ATPase, giving the protein MNLRLKKWLKRITIFEKKLDNLPVGFSYGYLTGINGIILEVTGLKLPIGSLCFIENFFDEDSNEIECEVIGFKENKLLLMPVEAAIGIQPNSRVFSKLTNNKMVNFTTFLPVGLELLGRVLDSLGRPLDGFNKLEVKDFLALTFDKINPLDRCPITDVLDTGVRSINSLLTIGRGQRVGLFSSSGLGKSVLLGMIARYTKVDIIVIALIGERSREVKDFINNILGSKGLSRSIVIAVPADCSPLLQIKGAIYATRIAEYFRNNRYHVLLIMDSLTRYAMAHREISLSIGELPATRGYPPSVFSKLSSLVERAGNGKNGLGSITAFYTVLTEINADNDPIAESVRSFLDGHIVLSKIYADSGHYPAIDIESSISRLMPNLVDNTYYLQVCYFKRLVSVYQRNQELINVGAYVSGNNLILDQAVKIWSKLEVFLKQDIKESYDYINSCQSLKELLGNIDN; this is encoded by the coding sequence ATGAATTTAAGATTAAAAAAATGGTTAAAAAGAATAACTATTTTTGAAAAAAAACTTGATAATCTTCCTGTTGGTTTTAGTTATGGATATTTGACAGGTATAAATGGTATTATTTTGGAAGTAACAGGTTTGAAGTTACCTATTGGATCTCTATGTTTTATAGAAAATTTTTTTGACGAAGATAGTAATGAAATAGAATGTGAGGTAATCGGTTTTAAAGAAAATAAATTATTATTGATGCCTGTTGAAGCAGCAATAGGGATTCAACCAAATTCGCGCGTATTTTCTAAATTAACAAATAATAAAATGGTTAATTTTACTACTTTTTTACCAGTTGGTCTTGAATTATTAGGAAGAGTATTAGATAGTTTAGGACGTCCATTAGATGGATTTAATAAGTTAGAAGTTAAAGATTTTTTAGCTTTAACTTTTGATAAAATAAATCCTTTAGATCGTTGTCCTATTACTGATGTATTAGATACAGGTGTACGATCAATTAATTCTTTATTAACTATTGGAAGAGGACAAAGAGTAGGTTTATTTTCTAGTTCAGGATTAGGAAAAAGTGTGTTATTAGGAATGATAGCCAGATATACTAAAGTTGATATTATTGTCATAGCATTAATAGGTGAACGGAGTCGAGAAGTAAAAGATTTTATAAATAATATTCTTGGGTCAAAAGGTTTATCTCGTTCTATAGTTATTGCTGTTCCTGCAGATTGTTCTCCATTGTTACAAATTAAAGGAGCTATTTATGCTACTCGTATTGCTGAATATTTTAGAAATAATAGATATCATGTTTTATTAATTATGGATTCATTGACACGTTATGCAATGGCTCATCGAGAAATATCATTATCAATAGGAGAGTTACCAGCAACTAGAGGTTATCCTCCTTCTGTTTTTTCTAAATTATCCTCTTTAGTAGAAAGAGCAGGTAACGGTAAAAATGGTTTGGGTTCTATTACAGCCTTTTATACAGTGTTAACTGAAATTAATGCAGATAATGATCCTATAGCAGAGTCAGTAAGATCATTTTTAGATGGACATATTGTTTTATCGAAAATTTATGCGGATTCAGGACATTATCCGGCTATTGATATAGAAAGTTCGATTAGTCGATTAATGCCTAATTTAGTTGATAATACTTACTATTTACAGGTTTGTTATTTTAAAAGATTAGTTTCTGTTTATCAACGTAATCAAGAATTAATTAATGTTGGTGCTTATGTTTCAGGAAATAATCTGATACTCGATCAGGCCGTTAAAATTTGGTCTAAATTGGAAGTTTTTTTAAAACAAGATATTAAAGAATCTTATGATTATATTAATTCTTGTCAATCTTTAAAAGAATTGTTAGGTAATATCGATAATTAA
- a CDS encoding flagellar FliJ family protein: MEQYDVLKKYQYDYNNQLNNYVKVGITGVTWKNYIKFIKMLEIGIEEQNKTIVDYNNDLKKYFSHWCHVNSKLKGWESLDLKIILKELKKTTELEEINIDELYKLKFLKNRGIKL, encoded by the coding sequence ATTGAACAATATGATGTATTAAAAAAATATCAATATGATTATAATAATCAGTTAAATAATTATGTTAAAGTTGGTATAACTGGAGTAACATGGAAAAATTATATTAAATTTATTAAAATGTTGGAAATAGGTATAGAAGAGCAAAATAAAACAATTGTAGATTATAATAATGATTTAAAAAAATATTTTTCTCATTGGTGCCATGTAAATAGTAAATTGAAGGGATGGGAATCTTTAGATCTTAAAATAATTTTAAAAGAATTAAAAAAAACAACAGAATTAGAAGAAATAAATATAGATGAACTTTATAAATTAAAATTTTTAAAAAATAGAGGTATAAAACTATAA
- a CDS encoding FliM/FliN family flagellar motor switch protein: MKHIINDYHNRKDNKKHVVQSKKNHIRTYNIKNNYHVVQNDINLLKRINNFFINQFSLDLASYLNINKIDIKLYACNVEMYKINTEYTKKTMVLNRIDIKECKDFAYMIFYFDFLSMIFENLFGGNISRENINDNSKNITDIECKIIKNITKIAIKAYEESIKKFFPIQMSLSKYKVISNGENTFHLKKNTCFVTTFHIIIGNFKGFFEVLVPLLKIKKCFLYKDIVKKTKGHTDIDKKTMLNNVHNLKLTLTVQLKDSIISLSNILNLQLGDIIPIQNPEFGIVYVNNLPILLGKYKIVNGRHALCVKDLIGFDIKSKL, from the coding sequence ATGAAACACATAATTAATGATTATCATAACAGAAAAGATAATAAAAAACATGTTGTACAATCAAAAAAAAATCATATAAGAACATATAATATAAAAAATAATTATCATGTCGTACAAAATGATATTAATTTACTGAAAAGAATAAACAATTTTTTTATAAATCAATTTTCTTTAGATTTAGCTAGTTATCTAAATATTAATAAAATTGATATAAAATTATATGCATGTAACGTTGAAATGTATAAAATTAATACTGAATATACAAAAAAAACAATGGTTTTAAATAGGATTGATATTAAAGAATGTAAAGATTTTGCTTATATGATTTTTTATTTTGATTTTTTATCGATGATATTTGAAAATTTGTTTGGAGGAAATATATCGAGAGAAAATATAAATGATAATAGTAAAAATATTACTGATATAGAGTGTAAAATAATAAAAAATATTACTAAAATAGCGATAAAAGCATATGAAGAATCTATTAAAAAATTTTTCCCAATTCAAATGAGTTTGTCTAAATATAAAGTGATTTCTAATGGAGAAAACACGTTTCATTTAAAAAAAAATACATGTTTTGTTACTACATTTCATATTATAATTGGTAATTTTAAGGGTTTTTTTGAAGTATTAGTTCCTTTATTAAAAATAAAAAAATGTTTTTTATACAAAGATATTGTAAAAAAAACAAAAGGTCATACAGATATAGATAAAAAAACTATGCTGAATAATGTACATAATTTAAAATTAACGTTAACAGTGCAATTAAAAGATAGTATTATTTCTTTATCAAACATTTTAAATTTACAATTAGGAGATATAATACCGATTCAGAATCCTGAATTTGGTATTGTTTATGTCAACAATCTTCCTATTTTATTAGGTAAATATAAGATTGTAAATGGAAGACATGCCTTATGTGTTAAAGATTTGATAGGATTTGATATTAAATCAAAATTGTAA
- the fliN gene encoding flagellar motor switch protein FliN — protein MNTIKESPENKLFKKNNGENTDFKDVENGFVSNEKEKKDENLILNTKDNSVLLKDIQHIIDVSVNLSVQLGQAKIKIKDLLNISTGSVLVLDKLIGESLDIFVNESLIAKGEIVVVEDKYGIRIISILNTSKT, from the coding sequence ATGAATACTATAAAGGAATCACCAGAAAATAAATTATTTAAGAAAAATAATGGAGAAAATACAGATTTCAAAGATGTTGAGAATGGTTTTGTAAGTAACGAAAAAGAAAAAAAAGATGAAAATTTGATATTAAATACTAAAGATAATTCGGTATTATTAAAAGATATACAGCATATTATTGATGTATCAGTTAATCTTTCTGTGCAATTAGGTCAAGCTAAAATAAAAATAAAGGATTTACTTAATATATCAACAGGATCAGTGCTTGTATTAGATAAGTTAATAGGTGAATCTTTAGATATTTTTGTAAATGAATCTTTAATAGCTAAAGGAGAAATAGTAGTAGTAGAAGATAAGTATGGGATACGTATTATCAGTATTTTAAATACTTCAAAAACGTAA
- the fliO gene encoding flagellar biosynthetic protein FliO, which produces MENNIIRQVSPILSNGLIEQTLSQVSLTLFQVIVLIILLSWMIKKLFLMKSHKMNSFIKIVSKIPIGSNESIVVVDIQDKRLVLGVTKNKITYLHTLTYFKPVISEKKNQKLC; this is translated from the coding sequence ATGGAAAATAATATTATACGACAAGTATCTCCGATACTTTCTAATGGTTTAATAGAACAGACATTATCTCAGGTTAGTTTAACGTTATTTCAGGTAATTGTATTAATAATTTTACTTAGTTGGATGATTAAAAAATTATTTTTAATGAAATCACATAAAATGAATTCATTTATTAAGATTGTATCTAAGATACCTATTGGATCGAATGAAAGTATTGTAGTAGTAGATATTCAAGATAAAAGGTTGGTGTTAGGTGTAACGAAAAATAAAATTACTTATTTACATACTTTAACATATTTTAAACCAGTAATTTCAGAAAAAAAAAATCAGAAGCTATGCTAA
- the fliP gene encoding flagellar type III secretion system pore protein FliP (The bacterial flagellar biogenesis protein FliP forms a type III secretion system (T3SS)-type pore required for flagellar assembly.) — MAYANISDGINDNLSDGGKNWVFSIQVLVLLTFLTFIPAMLLMMTSFTRIIIVFGLLRNGLGTPYAPSNQILIGLALFLTFFIMSPVFEKIYQESYLPFSENKITMEVAIEKGIPPLKKFMLHQTRETDLKLFAKLANISSFVSEDEIPMRIVLPSFITSELKTAFQIGFTILIPFLIIDLVVASVLMALGMMMVPPSTISLPFKLMLFVLVDGWSLLISSLTQSFL, encoded by the coding sequence ATGGCATATGCAAATATATCAGATGGTATTAATGATAATTTATCCGATGGAGGAAAAAATTGGGTTTTTTCAATACAAGTACTAGTATTATTGACTTTTTTAACATTTATTCCTGCTATGCTTTTAATGATGACTAGTTTTACCAGAATTATTATTGTTTTTGGTCTATTAAGAAATGGATTAGGTACACCTTATGCTCCTTCAAATCAGATTTTAATAGGATTAGCTTTATTTTTAACTTTTTTTATTATGTCTCCTGTTTTTGAAAAAATATATCAAGAATCTTATTTACCATTTAGTGAAAATAAGATTACTATGGAAGTAGCGATTGAAAAAGGAATACCTCCTCTGAAAAAATTTATGCTGCATCAAACTCGTGAAACTGATCTTAAGTTATTTGCAAAATTAGCGAATATTTCAAGTTTTGTTAGTGAAGATGAAATACCAATGCGTATTGTATTACCGTCATTTATTACTAGTGAATTAAAAACAGCTTTTCAAATTGGTTTTACTATTTTGATTCCTTTCTTAATTATAGATTTAGTTGTTGCTAGCGTTTTAATGGCGTTGGGAATGATGATGGTACCTCCTTCAACAATTTCTTTACCTTTTAAATTAATGTTGTTTGTTTTGGTAGATGGTTGGTCATTACTAATTAGTTCTTTAACACAGAGTTTTTTATGA
- the fliQ gene encoding flagellar biosynthesis protein FliQ, translated as MTIEYVMTLFYEATKIGLIISAPLLLSVLFTGLIISLLQAVTQVNEQTLSFIPKLISILITIIILGPWMLGIMSDYIKTIFYNIPLIIR; from the coding sequence ATGACTATTGAATATGTAATGACATTATTCTATGAAGCAACAAAAATAGGTTTAATAATTTCAGCTCCGTTATTGTTATCGGTATTATTTACAGGATTAATTATTAGTTTATTACAGGCAGTTACTCAAGTAAATGAACAAACGTTGTCATTTATTCCGAAATTAATTTCTATCTTAATTACAATAATAATATTAGGACCGTGGATGTTAGGTATTATGTCAGATTACATTAAAACTATATTTTATAATATACCTCTGATTATTCGATAA
- the fliR gene encoding flagellar biosynthetic protein FliR: MIIFNKPHFFLFFINFIFPFCRILACISTIPIFENNFFSYRVKILLSVIITFLLIPFLPKLEIVSLSFIHILILIEQILIGIVLGMMVQFILSVGQIAGDIIGIQIGLSFSTIFDVNSHINTSIISRFFYIFISLLLISWNIHIWIILILIHTFYVIPVDKLFLKSMVFLDIVQFYSIIFKNGMMLSLPIIIVNLILNMVMGILNRVLAQLSIFSIGFPITLLIGIFFLNLLIFIIVPHIKDISQFLIFSFLSFLKNFTSS; the protein is encoded by the coding sequence ATGATTATTTTTAATAAACCTCATTTTTTTTTATTTTTTATTAATTTTATTTTTCCATTTTGTCGTATTTTGGCATGTATTTCTACGATTCCTATTTTTGAGAATAATTTTTTTAGCTATAGAGTAAAAATTTTGTTATCAGTAATAATTACTTTTTTACTTATTCCATTTTTACCAAAATTAGAAATAGTTTCATTATCTTTTATTCATATATTAATTTTGATAGAACAGATATTAATAGGTATCGTTTTAGGAATGATGGTGCAGTTTATTTTGTCTGTAGGACAGATTGCAGGTGATATTATTGGCATTCAAATTGGATTATCTTTCTCTACTATTTTTGATGTAAACAGTCATATTAATACATCGATTATATCTCGATTTTTTTATATATTTATTTCATTATTGTTGATATCTTGGAATATTCATATTTGGATAATATTAATATTGATTCATACTTTTTATGTGATTCCAGTAGATAAATTATTTTTAAAATCTATGGTGTTTTTAGATATAGTTCAATTTTATAGTATTATTTTTAAAAATGGAATGATGTTGAGTTTGCCTATAATAATTGTTAATTTAATATTAAATATGGTTATGGGTATTTTAAACCGTGTATTGGCTCAATTATCTATTTTTTCAATAGGATTTCCTATAACTTTATTAATTGGAATATTTTTTTTAAATTTATTGATATTTATTATTGTTCCTCATATAAAAGATATATCTCAATTTTTAATATTTTCTTTTTTATCTTTTTTAAAAAATTTTACATCATCATAA
- the rpmG gene encoding 50S ribosomal protein L33: MAKNTREKIKLVSSSGSGHFYTTTKNKRKKPEKLELKKYDPKIRKRVLYKEQKIK, translated from the coding sequence ATGGCCAAAAATACTAGAGAAAAAATAAAATTAGTATCTTCTTCTGGATCAGGTCATTTTTATACTACTACTAAAAATAAAAGAAAAAAACCAGAAAAATTAGAATTAAAAAAATACGATCCTAAAATTCGAAAAAGAGTCTTATATAAAGAACAAAAAATAAAATAA
- the rpmB gene encoding 50S ribosomal protein L28 → MSRICQITGKKSIVGNRRSHAMNATKRKFLPNLHFHRFWVPEENRFIILRVSAKGMRLIDKKGIHIFLKKKHKNKK, encoded by the coding sequence ATGTCACGTATTTGCCAAATTACAGGGAAAAAATCCATAGTCGGTAATCGCAGATCACATGCAATGAATGCAACTAAAAGAAAATTTTTACCTAATTTACATTTTCATCGATTTTGGGTACCTGAAGAAAATAGATTTATAATTTTACGAGTATCTGCAAAAGGAATGCGATTAATCGATAAAAAAGGAATACACATTTTTTTAAAAAAAAAACATAAAAATAAAAAATAG
- the ppa gene encoding inorganic diphosphatase, with the protein MSLNKIQSGNLPPLDINVIIEIPSHTHPVKYEMEKKLGVLLVDRFILTPMFYPCNYGYINNTLSEDGDPLDVLVYTPYPLQSGSVIRSRPLGMLKMKDESGEDSKIIAVPHSKIYPEYDSLKNIDDLPKLLRDQIINFFENYKKIEKEKWIKIIGWKDIESAKKEIMFSIEKYKNYEFKE; encoded by the coding sequence ATGTCTTTAAATAAAATTCAATCAGGAAATTTACCTCCTCTTGATATCAATGTAATAATAGAAATTCCATCTCATACCCATCCAGTCAAATACGAAATGGAAAAAAAATTAGGAGTATTATTGGTTGATAGATTCATATTAACACCTATGTTCTATCCATGTAATTATGGTTATATTAATAATACATTATCTGAAGATGGTGATCCATTAGATGTATTAGTATATACACCTTACCCATTACAATCCGGTTCAGTGATACGATCTCGACCTCTTGGTATGTTAAAAATGAAAGATGAATCTGGAGAAGATTCAAAAATTATAGCTGTACCCCATTCTAAAATTTATCCAGAATATGATTCTTTGAAAAATATCGATGATTTACCAAAATTATTACGTGATCAAATTATTAATTTCTTTGAAAACTATAAAAAAATAGAAAAAGAGAAATGGATAAAAATTATTGGTTGGAAAGATATCGAATCCGCTAAAAAAGAAATTATGTTTAGTATAGAAAAATATAAAAATTATGAATTTAAAGAATAA
- the pmbA gene encoding metalloprotease PmbA: protein MYTLRDILLQEVVLKDVVNICLEKAKVNIDAIEVTVKQTKGISVSVRKGISEYIEFNNDGILCITVYKNNRKGSASSTDFSLFSIKKTLEAASIITNFTSEDFYSGLPVLHTLAIDNIVDLDLLHPVIHDINTAANLAISAENEAFAFDKRIFNTEGVIFNSHFSTIVCGNSVGLLQGYSSSIHSLSCCSVAKEKECMQRDYVSTISRKFTDLDSAKYIGQESASRSIARLFPRKINTIKSPVIFSSEVTPGFFYNFVNAINGYNVDKKSTFLLNKLGKNIFPSFLSIVDCPHIHQGLGSRPFDNEGVRTKNNLIVDKGRLISWLLDSYIARKLNLESTGHSGGIHNLLIQGISDLTFFNLLKYMGKGLLVTELMGDGVNIVTGNYSRGAFGFWIENGIVQYPVSEITISGNLELMFKNIIKIGNDINKNSVIKSGSILLSEMQISGL, encoded by the coding sequence ATGTATACGTTACGAGATATTCTTTTACAAGAAGTAGTATTAAAAGATGTAGTAAATATATGTTTAGAAAAAGCAAAAGTAAATATAGATGCAATTGAAGTAACAGTTAAACAAACAAAAGGCATTAGTGTTTCTGTTAGAAAAGGTATTTCAGAGTATATTGAATTTAATAATGACGGGATATTGTGTATTACAGTATATAAAAATAATAGGAAAGGATCTGCTTCTTCTACAGATTTTAGTTTATTTTCAATAAAAAAAACCTTAGAAGCAGCCTCTATAATTACTAATTTTACTTCAGAAGATTTTTATTCTGGATTACCAGTTTTACATACTTTAGCTATAGATAACATTGTAGATCTTGATTTATTACATCCTGTTATACATGATATTAACACAGCTGCCAATTTAGCTATTTCTGCTGAAAATGAAGCTTTTGCATTTGACAAACGTATTTTTAATACAGAGGGTGTGATTTTTAATAGTCATTTTTCAACGATTGTATGTGGAAATAGTGTTGGATTATTGCAAGGGTATAGTTCTAGTATACATTCTTTGTCGTGTTGTAGCGTAGCAAAAGAGAAAGAATGTATGCAAAGAGATTACGTTTCTACAATTTCTAGAAAATTTACCGATTTAGATTCTGCTAAATATATAGGTCAAGAAAGTGCAAGTCGTAGTATTGCTCGTTTATTTCCGAGAAAAATAAATACCATAAAATCACCAGTAATTTTTTCTTCAGAAGTAACTCCTGGTTTTTTTTATAATTTTGTTAATGCTATTAATGGCTATAATGTTGATAAAAAATCTACTTTTTTACTAAATAAATTAGGAAAAAATATTTTCCCGAGTTTTTTAAGCATAGTTGATTGTCCTCATATACATCAAGGTTTGGGTTCTAGACCTTTTGATAATGAAGGTGTTCGCACAAAAAATAATCTTATTGTTGATAAAGGAAGATTAATTAGTTGGTTATTAGATTCTTATATTGCTCGTAAGTTAAATTTAGAAAGTACAGGTCATTCTGGAGGTATTCATAATTTATTAATTCAAGGTATTTCAGATCTTACTTTTTTTAATTTATTAAAATATATGGGAAAAGGACTTTTAGTGACTGAATTAATGGGAGATGGTGTTAATATTGTTACTGGAAATTATTCTCGAGGTGCATTTGGATTTTGGATTGAAAATGGAATAGTTCAATATCCAGTAAGTGAAATTACTATATCTGGAAATTTAGAGTTAATGTTTAAGAATATTATTAAAATTGGAAATGATATAAATAAAAATAGCGTTATAAAAAGTGGTTCGATTTTATTATCTGAAATGCAAATTTCTGGTTTATAA
- the rsmI gene encoding 16S rRNA (cytidine(1402)-2'-O)-methyltransferase produces MKPIKNKINHILKTELNGILYIVPTPIGNFSDITQRALTILTNVDMIAAENIYHTHVLLKNFKISNKLISINQKNEKKQSKKIIEKLITGKKIALVSNAGTPVINDPGFILIKNCHKNKIKVTPLPGACAAIAALSASGIASNRFCYEGFLPNKKIARCNLLQSLKKETRTIIFYESPHRILNSITDIVNEIGSNRNIVLIKEISKYWESIYHGTSSELLTWLQKDKKNCKGEMVIIIEGFQKLSGKKMLTQQICHTLNLIRKEISLKKTIELTAKIYNIKKNILYNYALNHFKE; encoded by the coding sequence ATGAAACCAATCAAGAATAAAATAAATCATATTTTAAAAACAGAATTAAATGGAATTTTATACATTGTCCCTACTCCAATAGGTAACTTTTCTGACATAACTCAAAGAGCATTAACAATATTGACAAATGTAGATATGATTGCTGCCGAAAATATTTATCATACACACGTATTATTGAAAAATTTTAAAATTTCTAATAAATTGATATCAATCAATCAAAAAAATGAAAAAAAACAAAGCAAAAAAATAATTGAAAAACTAATAACAGGAAAAAAAATAGCATTGGTATCCAATGCTGGTACTCCAGTAATTAATGATCCAGGTTTCATTTTGATAAAAAATTGTCACAAAAATAAAATTAAAGTAACTCCTCTACCTGGAGCATGCGCTGCTATTGCAGCACTGAGCGCTTCCGGAATAGCCTCCAATCGTTTTTGCTACGAAGGATTTCTTCCTAATAAAAAAATAGCACGTTGTAATCTGTTACAATCATTAAAAAAAGAAACAAGAACAATAATATTCTATGAATCTCCTCATCGTATACTAAACAGCATAACAGATATAGTTAATGAAATTGGATCCAATCGCAATATAGTTTTAATAAAAGAAATTAGTAAATATTGGGAATCCATTTATCATGGAACATCAAGCGAATTATTAACATGGTTACAAAAAGATAAAAAAAATTGCAAAGGAGAAATGGTAATAATTATAGAAGGATTTCAAAAATTATCGGGGAAAAAAATGTTAACTCAACAAATATGTCATACCTTAAATTTAATAAGAAAAGAAATTTCACTAAAAAAAACCATAGAATTAACAGCAAAAATATACAATATAAAAAAAAATATATTATATAATTATGCCTTAAATCACTTTAAAGAATGA
- a CDS encoding beta-ketoacyl synthase N-terminal-like domain-containing protein produces the protein MKRAVVTGIGIISSIGNSKKEVLFSLKNGLSGIVFSEEMKNIGMRSNVWGNIKLDKKCLIPYKLFRFMNDASLYAYLSMKEALQDANLTPDIYEENLRVGLIVGSAGGSPKNQISGVDSIRGFRGLKSVSPYVIIKTMTSSVSACLSTIFKIHGISYAISSACSSSSHCIGNAVELIKMGKQDIIFAGGAEEVTWELGFQFDAMGVLSTKYNSDPTKASRVFDADRDGFVISGGAGILVIEELNHALSRRACIYGEIIGYGATSDGNSIFLSSGNGAIRCMKLALKEVTLPIDYINVHGTSTKLGDINELNAIYKVFRTQGIPYISATKSMTGHALGASGVQEIIYSLLMLKYNFIAPSINIFELDPIIKNLPIVTCTMLKKIITVMSNNFGFGGTNVSLIIKKINF, from the coding sequence TTGAAAAGAGCAGTAGTTACTGGAATAGGAATTATTTCTAGTATTGGAAATAGTAAAAAAGAAGTATTGTTTTCGTTAAAAAATGGGTTATCAGGAATTGTTTTTTCTGAAGAAATGAAAAATATTGGTATGCGTAGTAACGTATGGGGAAACATAAAATTAGATAAAAAATGTTTAATTCCTTATAAATTATTTCGTTTTATGAACGATGCTTCATTATATGCCTATTTATCTATGAAGGAAGCATTGCAGGATGCAAATTTAACTCCAGATATATATGAGGAAAATTTGAGAGTTGGTTTAATAGTAGGTTCAGCTGGCGGTTCTCCTAAAAATCAAATTTCTGGTGTTGATTCTATACGTGGTTTTCGAGGTTTAAAATCAGTAAGTCCATATGTAATTATTAAAACTATGACTTCAAGTGTTTCAGCTTGTTTGTCAACAATATTCAAAATTCATGGAATAAGTTATGCTATAAGTTCAGCATGTTCTTCTTCTTCCCATTGTATTGGAAATGCAGTTGAATTAATAAAAATGGGTAAACAAGACATTATTTTTGCAGGAGGTGCTGAAGAAGTAACTTGGGAATTAGGATTTCAGTTTGATGCTATGGGAGTTTTATCAACGAAATATAATAGTGATCCTACAAAGGCATCTCGTGTTTTTGACGCAGATCGAGATGGTTTTGTTATTTCAGGTGGAGCAGGCATATTAGTGATTGAAGAATTAAATCATGCATTATCAAGGAGAGCTTGTATATATGGAGAAATAATAGGGTATGGTGCTACATCTGATGGGAATAGTATTTTTTTATCTTCTGGAAATGGAGCTATACGTTGTATGAAGTTGGCTTTGAAGGAAGTAACTTTACCAATCGATTATATAAATGTACATGGTACTTCTACAAAACTAGGAGACATTAATGAATTAAATGCTATTTATAAGGTGTTTAGAACACAAGGTATTCCGTATATTTCTGCTACTAAATCTATGACAGGACATGCTTTAGGTGCTTCAGGTGTACAAGAAATTATTTATAGTTTATTAATGTTGAAATATAATTTTATTGCTCCCAGTATCAATATTTTTGAGTTAGATCCTATTATAAAAAATTTACCTATTGTTACTTGTACTATGTTAAAAAAAATTATTACGGTGATGTCTAATAATTTTGGATTTGGTGGTACTAATGTTTCTTTAATTATAAAAAAAATTAATTTTTAG